A genomic segment from Stenotrophomonas maltophilia encodes:
- a CDS encoding helix-turn-helix transcriptional regulator, protein MRVEPADIEALFDAIPDVLFFIKDLQGRYTHVNQTMLRRLGLRARKDVIGRTAAEIYPTGLSADYVDQDARVLSGEVIENLMELHLFANREPGWCLTCKRPLVVDGAIEGLIGISRDLGQKDSLGAQYEQLRLALAHLNAHYAENVRMQTLLDITGFSLSKLERSFRKVFQMTPQQVLTRLRIQMAMHLLHGDDSIACIGQACGFSDQSAFTRKFKAETGFSPRAYRARIGGSVGEPALA, encoded by the coding sequence ATGCGAGTCGAGCCCGCCGACATCGAAGCCCTGTTCGACGCCATCCCGGATGTGCTGTTCTTCATCAAGGATCTTCAGGGGCGTTACACCCACGTCAACCAGACCATGCTGCGGCGGCTGGGCCTGCGCGCGCGCAAGGACGTGATCGGGCGTACCGCGGCCGAGATCTACCCGACCGGCCTCAGTGCGGACTATGTCGATCAGGACGCCCGCGTGCTGTCCGGCGAGGTGATCGAGAACCTGATGGAGCTGCACCTGTTCGCCAACCGCGAACCGGGCTGGTGCCTGACCTGCAAGCGCCCGTTGGTGGTCGATGGGGCCATCGAGGGACTGATCGGCATTTCCCGCGATCTTGGCCAGAAGGACAGCCTGGGCGCCCAGTACGAGCAGCTGCGGCTGGCCCTGGCCCACCTCAACGCGCACTACGCCGAGAACGTGCGCATGCAGACCCTGCTGGACATCACCGGCTTCTCGCTGTCCAAGCTGGAACGCAGTTTCCGCAAGGTGTTCCAGATGACCCCGCAGCAGGTGCTGACCCGGCTGCGGATCCAGATGGCCATGCACCTGCTGCATGGCGACGACAGCATCGCCTGCATCGGCCAGGCCTGCGGTTTCAGCGACCAGAGCGCCTTCACCCGCAAGTTCAAGGCTGAAACCGGTTTCTCGCCGCGCGCCTACCGCGCCCGCATTGGCGGCAGTGTCGGCGAGCCGGCGCTGGCCTGA
- a CDS encoding siderophore-interacting protein, whose product MAAQQTYRLFEVALKERRVLSPSLDRMVFTGADVARMKTEGPDQRIKVFFPLPGQEVPQVPSGDDWYPRYRALPDDQRPPMRTYTIRQLRAEQGEVDVDFVIHGVTGPASRWAMHARPGDRVVLLAPDADCAGSSEGWEWKPPTGVGQVLLVADETALPAVAGILEELAAMVDPPRTLALLEVAQAGDAVPLKAPPTAELVWLPRGQAAYGQPLLQAVQERLAATSSVAAGDALEEIDVDTQILWEQADTRVAGPLYAWVAGEAGAVMAIRRHLVRDCGLDRRAITFMGYWRHGKVLD is encoded by the coding sequence ATGGCTGCGCAGCAGACCTACCGCCTGTTCGAGGTGGCGCTGAAGGAGCGCCGCGTTCTTTCCCCTTCCCTGGACCGCATGGTGTTCACCGGTGCCGACGTGGCGCGGATGAAAACCGAAGGCCCGGACCAGCGCATCAAGGTGTTCTTCCCCTTGCCCGGCCAGGAGGTGCCGCAGGTCCCCAGCGGTGACGACTGGTACCCACGCTATCGGGCCCTGCCGGACGATCAGCGCCCGCCGATGCGCACCTATACCATCCGCCAGCTGCGTGCGGAGCAGGGCGAGGTCGATGTCGATTTCGTCATTCACGGCGTGACCGGCCCCGCTTCGCGCTGGGCCATGCATGCCCGGCCGGGCGACCGCGTGGTGCTGCTGGCCCCGGATGCCGATTGCGCCGGCAGCAGCGAGGGCTGGGAATGGAAGCCGCCGACCGGTGTTGGCCAGGTGCTGCTGGTGGCTGACGAGACCGCGCTGCCGGCAGTGGCCGGGATCCTGGAGGAACTGGCGGCCATGGTGGATCCGCCGCGCACGCTGGCCCTGCTGGAAGTGGCGCAGGCCGGTGATGCGGTTCCCCTGAAGGCGCCGCCCACGGCCGAGCTGGTCTGGTTGCCGCGCGGGCAGGCGGCGTACGGGCAGCCCTTGCTGCAGGCAGTCCAGGAACGGCTGGCAGCGACCTCGAGCGTGGCTGCCGGCGATGCGCTGGAAGAGATCGACGTCGATACGCAGATCCTCTGGGAGCAGGCCGATACCCGCGTGGCCGGGCCGCTGTATGCCTGGGTGGCGGGCGAAGCGGGGGCGGTGATGGCGATCCGCCGCCACCTGGTGCGCGATTGCGGGCTGGACCGCCGTGCGATCACCTTCATGGGCTACTGGCGGCACGGGAAAGTGCTGGACTGA
- a CDS encoding amino acid permease produces MPNSIPTASPSRLGHSLKPRQLIMMGLGSAIGAGLFLGSGVGVQAAGPAVLVSYLVAGALVIIVMNALGEMAAAKPTSGAFSVYAADAMGATAGATVGWLWWVQLVIVIAAEAVGAAGLLATVWPAVPVPMAALAFMLFFTAINLLGVKNFGEFEFWFAILKVAAILAFIAIGVALLMGWLPQVTSPGLSNFTEHGGFAPKGLAGIGAALLVVVFAFGGTEIVAVAAAETEDPERSIARAIRTVAWRILVFYIGSLSVIIAVVPWTSEALKSPFAAVLDIARIPGAGTAITLIAVIALLSALNANLYGASRMMYSLAQRREAPAVLGWTDPRQVPVVAVLASVLFGFAATVMELLFPDRVLPVLLNIVGSTCLLVWTLSLVSQLVLRRRADRLGTRLPFRMAGFPWLTCCALAILALIFGLLLSESHTRLQFLSMVALTATIAAGSAIARRMREA; encoded by the coding sequence ATGCCCAACTCGATTCCGACCGCTTCGCCGTCCCGCCTCGGACATTCGCTCAAGCCCCGCCAGCTGATCATGATGGGCCTGGGCAGCGCCATCGGCGCCGGCCTGTTCCTGGGCTCGGGCGTGGGTGTGCAGGCAGCCGGTCCGGCGGTACTGGTGTCGTATCTGGTGGCCGGCGCGCTGGTGATCATCGTGATGAACGCACTGGGCGAGATGGCGGCGGCCAAACCGACCAGCGGCGCGTTCTCGGTGTACGCCGCCGATGCCATGGGCGCCACCGCCGGCGCCACGGTCGGCTGGTTGTGGTGGGTGCAGCTGGTGATCGTGATCGCTGCCGAGGCGGTGGGCGCGGCCGGGCTGCTGGCGACGGTCTGGCCGGCGGTGCCGGTACCGATGGCAGCGTTGGCGTTCATGCTGTTCTTCACCGCGATCAACCTGCTCGGGGTGAAGAATTTCGGCGAGTTCGAATTCTGGTTCGCCATCCTCAAGGTGGCGGCAATCCTGGCCTTCATCGCCATCGGCGTGGCGCTGCTGATGGGGTGGCTGCCGCAGGTGACCTCGCCGGGCCTGAGCAACTTCACCGAACATGGTGGCTTCGCACCGAAGGGCCTGGCCGGGATCGGTGCGGCGCTGCTGGTTGTCGTTTTTGCCTTCGGCGGCACCGAGATCGTGGCCGTTGCGGCGGCCGAGACCGAAGATCCGGAGCGCAGCATCGCCCGTGCCATCCGCACTGTGGCCTGGCGCATCCTGGTGTTCTACATCGGCTCGCTGAGCGTGATCATCGCCGTGGTGCCCTGGACCAGCGAGGCACTGAAGTCGCCGTTCGCGGCTGTGCTGGACATTGCGCGCATTCCGGGCGCCGGTACCGCCATCACCCTGATCGCGGTGATCGCGTTGCTGTCGGCGCTCAACGCCAACCTCTACGGCGCCTCGCGCATGATGTATTCGCTGGCGCAGCGCCGCGAAGCCCCGGCCGTGCTCGGCTGGACCGACCCTCGCCAGGTGCCGGTGGTCGCCGTACTGGCCAGCGTACTGTTCGGCTTCGCTGCCACGGTGATGGAGCTGCTGTTCCCGGATCGGGTGCTGCCGGTGCTGCTGAACATCGTCGGTTCCACCTGCCTGCTGGTGTGGACGCTGTCGCTGGTCTCGCAGCTGGTGCTGCGCCGGCGCGCGGATCGCCTGGGCACCCGCCTGCCGTTCCGCATGGCCGGTTTCCCGTGGCTGACCTGCTGCGCACTGGCGATCCTGGCGTTGATCTTCGGCCTGCTGCTGAGTGAATCGCATACCCGCCTGCAGTTCCTGTCGATGGTGGCGCTGACCGCTACGATCGCCGCCGGCAGCGCCATCGCACGGCGCATGCGCGAGGCCTGA
- the gcvP gene encoding aminomethyl-transferring glycine dehydrogenase, with translation MSQNTPSLRELEHHSAFVERHIGPNDAEIAQMLDVVGHASLDAMTDAIVPAKIKSPAPLALPESMTEVQALAKIRAIADKNTVLRSFIGQGYYGTHTPNVILRNILENPAWYTAYTPYQAEISQGRMEALINFQTLCADLTGMEIANASLLDEATAAAEAMTLAKRSAKSKSDTFFVHDAVHPQTLELLRTRAEPMGIVLRVGTPAEALEAEAFGLLLQYPDTFGQVGDYKALVDAVHARGGLVAVATDLLALTLLAAPGEWGADIVVGNSQRFGVPFGFGGPHAAFMACRDAYKRSMPGRLIGVSIDAQGNPAYRLTLQTREQHIRREKATSNICTAQVLLAVMASMYAVYHGPEGLTRIARRTHRLASILAAALGKAGVQVGGDFFDTLHVTGVHADEIHAKARAAGYNLRAIDSDSVGISLDETATRADVVALAAVFGAQADVEALDASTADALPAGLLRQSAFLTHPVFNTHHSEHELLRYLRSLADKDLAMDRTMIPLGSCTMKLNATAEMIPVTWPEFSQIHPLVPADQALGYKELIDTLEAMLVECTGYDAVSLQPNSGAQGEYAGLLAIRAYHRSRGEDHRDICLIPDSAHGTNPASAQMCGMKVVVTKTDANGNVDVEDIRLNAEKYSDRLAAIMMTYPSTHGVFEEEVVEICEIIHKHGGQVYTDGANMNALVGVAKPGKWGSDVSHLNLHKTFCIPHGGGGPGVGPCAVKEHLAPFLPGKLGDHGPVGMVSAASFGSASILPISWMYIAMMGTEGLRKATQVAQLNANYIAKRLAPHFKTLYTGRNGLVAHECILDVRPLEKTSGIGAEDVAKRLIDFGFHAPTLSFPVAGTLMVEPTESESLHELDRFIDAMIQIREEITAIEDGRLDREDNPLKNAPHTATAVTASEWTHAYPRELAAFPLASLKQSKYWPPVARVDNVYGDKNVMCACIPVDAYKDDEVEA, from the coding sequence ATGTCCCAGAACACCCCTTCCCTGCGTGAGCTCGAGCATCATTCCGCGTTCGTCGAGCGCCACATCGGCCCCAACGATGCCGAGATCGCGCAGATGCTCGACGTCGTCGGCCACGCGTCGCTGGATGCGATGACCGATGCCATCGTGCCGGCCAAGATCAAGTCGCCGGCGCCGCTGGCGCTGCCGGAATCGATGACCGAAGTGCAGGCACTGGCCAAGATCCGTGCGATCGCCGACAAGAACACCGTGCTGCGCAGCTTCATCGGCCAGGGCTACTACGGCACCCACACGCCGAACGTGATCCTGCGCAACATCCTGGAAAACCCGGCCTGGTACACCGCCTATACCCCGTACCAGGCGGAAATCTCGCAGGGCCGCATGGAAGCGCTGATCAACTTCCAGACCCTGTGCGCCGACCTCACCGGCATGGAAATCGCCAACGCCTCGCTGCTGGACGAAGCCACTGCCGCCGCTGAAGCGATGACCCTGGCCAAGCGTTCGGCCAAGTCGAAGTCGGACACCTTCTTCGTGCACGACGCCGTGCACCCGCAGACGCTGGAACTGCTGCGCACCCGCGCCGAGCCCATGGGCATCGTGCTGCGCGTCGGTACCCCGGCCGAAGCACTGGAAGCGGAAGCCTTCGGCCTGCTGCTGCAGTACCCGGATACCTTCGGCCAGGTCGGCGACTACAAGGCGCTGGTCGATGCCGTGCACGCACGTGGCGGCCTGGTGGCCGTGGCCACCGACCTGCTGGCACTGACCCTGCTGGCCGCCCCGGGCGAATGGGGCGCGGACATCGTGGTCGGCAACAGCCAGCGTTTCGGCGTGCCGTTCGGCTTCGGTGGCCCGCACGCTGCCTTCATGGCCTGCCGTGACGCCTACAAGCGCTCGATGCCGGGCCGCCTGATCGGTGTCTCGATCGATGCCCAGGGCAACCCGGCCTACCGCCTGACCCTGCAGACCCGCGAGCAGCACATCCGCCGCGAGAAGGCTACCTCCAACATCTGTACCGCGCAGGTGCTGCTGGCGGTGATGGCCTCGATGTATGCCGTCTACCACGGCCCGGAAGGCCTGACCCGCATCGCCCGTCGCACCCACCGCCTGGCCTCGATCCTGGCCGCCGCGCTGGGCAAGGCCGGCGTGCAGGTCGGTGGCGACTTCTTCGACACCCTGCATGTCACCGGCGTGCACGCCGATGAGATCCACGCCAAGGCCCGTGCCGCCGGTTACAACCTGCGCGCGATCGACAGCGACTCGGTCGGCATCAGCCTGGACGAAACCGCCACCCGTGCCGACGTGGTCGCGCTGGCCGCCGTGTTCGGCGCGCAGGCCGACGTCGAGGCGCTGGACGCCAGCACCGCCGATGCGCTGCCGGCCGGCCTGCTGCGCCAGTCCGCGTTCCTGACCCATCCGGTGTTCAACACCCACCACAGCGAGCACGAACTGCTGCGCTACCTGCGTTCGCTGGCCGACAAGGACCTGGCGATGGACCGCACGATGATCCCGCTGGGCTCGTGCACGATGAAGCTCAACGCCACCGCCGAGATGATCCCGGTGACCTGGCCGGAGTTCTCGCAGATCCATCCGCTGGTACCGGCCGACCAGGCGCTGGGCTACAAGGAACTGATCGACACGCTGGAAGCGATGCTGGTCGAATGCACCGGCTACGACGCGGTCAGCCTGCAGCCGAACTCCGGCGCGCAGGGCGAGTACGCCGGCCTGCTGGCGATCCGTGCCTACCACCGTTCGCGCGGCGAAGACCATCGCGACATCTGCCTGATCCCGGACTCGGCGCACGGCACCAACCCGGCCTCGGCGCAGATGTGCGGCATGAAGGTGGTGGTGACCAAGACCGATGCCAACGGCAACGTCGATGTCGAGGACATCCGCCTCAACGCCGAGAAGTACAGCGACCGCCTGGCCGCGATCATGATGACCTACCCGTCCACGCACGGCGTGTTCGAGGAAGAGGTGGTCGAGATCTGCGAGATCATCCACAAGCACGGCGGCCAGGTGTACACCGACGGCGCCAACATGAACGCCCTGGTCGGCGTGGCCAAGCCGGGCAAGTGGGGTTCGGACGTTTCGCACCTGAACCTGCACAAGACCTTCTGCATCCCGCACGGCGGTGGCGGCCCGGGCGTTGGTCCGTGCGCGGTCAAGGAGCACCTGGCCCCGTTCCTGCCAGGCAAGCTGGGTGACCACGGCCCGGTTGGCATGGTCAGCGCGGCCAGCTTCGGCAGCGCCTCGATCCTGCCGATCAGCTGGATGTACATCGCGATGATGGGCACCGAAGGCCTGCGCAAGGCCACCCAGGTCGCGCAGCTCAACGCCAACTACATCGCCAAGCGCCTGGCCCCGCACTTCAAGACGCTTTACACCGGCCGCAACGGCCTGGTGGCGCATGAGTGCATCCTCGACGTGCGCCCGCTGGAGAAGACCAGCGGCATCGGCGCCGAGGACGTGGCCAAGCGCCTGATCGACTTCGGCTTCCACGCTCCGACCCTGAGCTTCCCGGTGGCGGGCACGCTGATGGTCGAGCCGACCGAGAGCGAATCGCTGCACGAGCTGGACCGCTTCATCGACGCGATGATCCAGATCCGCGAAGAGATCACCGCGATCGAAGACGGCCGCCTGGACCGCGAGGACAACCCGCTGAAGAACGCGCCGCACACCGCCACCGCGGTGACCGCCAGCGAGTGGACCCACGCCTACCCGCGCGAACTGGCCGCCTTCCCGCTGGCCAGCCTGAAGCAGAGCAAGTACTGGCCGCCGGTGGCACGCGTCGACAATGTGTACGGCGACAAGAACGTGATGTGCGCCTGCATCCCGGTCGATGCCTACAAGGATGATGAAGTCGAGGCTTGA
- a CDS encoding multidrug effflux MFS transporter — protein MTAAVAPSTRRMALLLAGLAMFGPFSIDTIFPAFPQLAQRLAVDEVAVQQTISVYLLFYGLMSLAHGPLSDAWGRKWVILGGLVVFVGASVGCALSTDLTTLLAFRALQGLSAGVGMIVGRAVIRDLYHGHDAQRLMSQVSMLFGIAPAIAPIIGGWILLSGAGWPLIFWFLVVFGLVLLAATARYLPETHPVEARVPLSPRTLMRDYVRIGFNPRFLRLALAGSIGFGGIFLYISSAPVFVMQHLHLGEGGFAWLFIPTIGGMTTGSFLSGRMAGHTTPTRQVSIGFGLCALSVLLNVGYVALSPQFVLPWAVLPIFLGGMGMALIFPILALAVLDMYPHQRGLASSLQAFVQLMISTVVAGVVSPLLSASPLHLALGQAAFFGAGFVFWYWEHQRERAAQAACTGH, from the coding sequence ATGACCGCCGCTGTTGCTCCCTCCACCCGCCGCATGGCCCTGCTGCTTGCCGGCCTGGCCATGTTCGGCCCGTTCTCGATCGACACCATCTTCCCGGCCTTCCCGCAGCTGGCCCAGCGCCTGGCGGTGGACGAGGTGGCGGTGCAGCAGACCATCAGCGTGTACCTGCTGTTCTACGGCCTGATGAGCCTGGCGCACGGGCCGCTGTCCGACGCCTGGGGCCGCAAGTGGGTGATCCTCGGTGGCCTGGTGGTGTTCGTGGGCGCTTCGGTTGGCTGCGCGCTGTCCACCGACCTGACCACGCTGCTGGCGTTCCGTGCGCTGCAGGGCCTGTCGGCGGGTGTCGGCATGATCGTCGGCCGCGCGGTGATCCGCGACCTGTACCACGGCCACGACGCGCAGCGGCTGATGAGCCAGGTGTCGATGCTGTTCGGTATCGCCCCGGCCATCGCGCCGATCATCGGTGGCTGGATCCTGCTCAGTGGCGCCGGCTGGCCGCTGATCTTCTGGTTCCTGGTGGTGTTCGGCCTGGTCCTGCTGGCGGCCACTGCGCGCTACCTGCCGGAGACCCATCCGGTCGAAGCACGCGTGCCGTTGTCGCCGCGAACGTTGATGCGTGATTACGTGCGCATCGGCTTCAACCCGCGTTTCCTGCGCCTGGCGCTGGCCGGCAGCATCGGTTTCGGTGGCATCTTCCTGTACATCTCCTCGGCGCCGGTGTTCGTGATGCAGCACCTGCACCTGGGCGAGGGCGGCTTTGCGTGGCTGTTCATTCCCACCATCGGTGGCATGACCACCGGCTCGTTCCTGTCCGGGCGCATGGCTGGGCACACCACGCCCACCCGCCAGGTGTCCATTGGGTTCGGCCTGTGCGCGTTGTCGGTGCTGCTGAACGTCGGCTACGTGGCGCTGTCGCCGCAGTTCGTGCTGCCGTGGGCAGTGCTGCCGATCTTCCTGGGCGGCATGGGCATGGCGCTGATCTTCCCGATCCTGGCGCTGGCGGTGCTGGACATGTACCCGCACCAGCGCGGCCTGGCCTCGTCGCTGCAGGCCTTCGTGCAGCTGATGATCAGCACCGTAGTGGCCGGCGTGGTGTCGCCGCTGCTGAGCGCCAGCCCGCTGCACCTGGCCCTGGGCCAGGCGGCGTTCTTCGGCGCCGGCTTCGTGTTCTGGTACTGGGAACACCAGCGCGAACGCGCGGCGCAGGCGGCCTGCACGGGTCACTGA
- a CDS encoding M2 family metallopeptidase, which produces MKHRHLLLASAIAVATLALAACKKEAAPGTDTASSSAPAGETADQFVARINAEFKAAYPEMTSAQWLSSTYINGDSERIAAKANERSLTQLNSWIEQAAKFDGKPMSEDSKRAIHLLKLMSSMPAPRDPAKLAELTQIATRMEGSYGAGKYCTDANDPNSCRQLGELEQVLARSRDYDKQLDAWQGWHSTTKSMRGDYQKFVGLVNEGAKGMGFTDAGQMWRSGYDMPPEQIGPETDRLWEQVKPMYEQLHCYARGKLDKTYGKDKAEVGNGLIAAHLLGNMWQQDWSNLWDQLEPYPGAGSLDITAALEKQYQTNLSAALAKAGKDANVAAQYKAQREAELRTAKQMTERAQDFYVSLGMPSLPQSYWERTQFIKPDDRDVVCHASAWDMNMEGDVRTKMCIKPNEENFTTIYHELGHIYYDLAYNPLPPLFQGGANDGFHEAIGDTIVLAMTPKYLSSIGLVDAPTESREAVINNQMRMALSGVSFLPFGLMIDRWRWGVFDGSITADNYNKAWWDLKAKYQGVAPASTRGEEFFDPGAKYHVPGNTPYTRYFLARILQFQFYKGLCDAAGYKGPLHECTFYGNKEAGQKYWAMLSKGASQPWQATLKELTGTDKLDAGPMIEYFTPVNEWLKQQNEGQMCGWQANAAPAAK; this is translated from the coding sequence GTGAAACACCGTCATCTCCTGCTGGCCTCGGCAATCGCCGTCGCCACGCTGGCCCTGGCCGCCTGCAAGAAGGAAGCTGCCCCAGGCACCGATACCGCCAGCAGCAGCGCTCCGGCCGGCGAAACCGCCGACCAGTTCGTGGCCCGCATCAATGCCGAGTTCAAGGCCGCCTACCCGGAGATGACCTCGGCGCAGTGGCTGTCCTCCACCTACATCAACGGTGATTCGGAACGCATCGCGGCCAAGGCCAACGAGCGCTCGCTGACCCAGCTCAACAGCTGGATCGAACAGGCGGCCAAGTTCGACGGCAAGCCGATGAGCGAGGACAGCAAGCGCGCGATCCACCTGCTGAAGCTGATGTCGTCGATGCCGGCGCCGCGCGACCCGGCCAAGCTGGCCGAGCTGACCCAGATCGCCACTCGCATGGAAGGCAGCTACGGCGCCGGCAAGTACTGCACCGACGCCAACGATCCGAACTCCTGCCGCCAGCTGGGCGAGCTGGAGCAGGTGCTGGCACGCAGCCGCGATTACGACAAGCAGCTCGACGCCTGGCAGGGCTGGCACAGCACCACCAAGAGCATGCGCGGCGACTACCAGAAGTTCGTCGGCCTGGTGAACGAAGGCGCCAAGGGCATGGGCTTCACCGATGCCGGCCAGATGTGGCGCAGCGGCTACGACATGCCGCCGGAACAGATCGGCCCGGAAACCGATCGCCTGTGGGAACAGGTCAAGCCGATGTACGAGCAGCTGCACTGCTACGCGCGCGGCAAGCTGGACAAGACCTACGGCAAGGACAAGGCCGAAGTGGGCAACGGCCTGATCGCCGCGCACCTGCTGGGCAACATGTGGCAGCAGGACTGGTCGAACCTGTGGGACCAGCTGGAACCGTACCCGGGTGCCGGCAGCCTGGACATCACCGCTGCGCTGGAAAAGCAGTACCAGACCAACCTGAGCGCGGCGCTGGCCAAGGCCGGCAAGGATGCCAACGTGGCAGCGCAGTACAAGGCGCAGCGCGAGGCCGAACTGCGTACCGCCAAGCAGATGACCGAACGCGCACAGGACTTCTACGTGTCGCTGGGCATGCCGTCGCTGCCGCAGTCGTACTGGGAACGCACCCAGTTCATCAAGCCTGACGACCGCGACGTGGTCTGCCACGCCAGCGCCTGGGACATGAACATGGAAGGCGACGTGCGCACCAAGATGTGCATCAAGCCGAACGAAGAGAACTTCACCACCATCTACCACGAGCTGGGCCACATCTATTACGACCTGGCCTACAACCCGCTGCCCCCGCTGTTCCAGGGCGGTGCCAACGATGGTTTCCATGAAGCGATCGGCGACACCATCGTGCTGGCGATGACGCCCAAGTACCTCAGCTCGATCGGCCTGGTCGATGCGCCGACCGAGAGCCGCGAAGCGGTCATCAACAACCAGATGCGCATGGCGCTGTCGGGCGTGTCGTTCCTGCCGTTCGGGCTGATGATCGACCGCTGGCGCTGGGGCGTGTTCGATGGCTCGATCACCGCCGACAACTACAACAAGGCGTGGTGGGACCTGAAGGCCAAGTACCAGGGCGTGGCGCCCGCCAGCACCCGTGGCGAGGAGTTCTTCGATCCGGGCGCGAAGTACCATGTGCCGGGCAACACCCCGTACACCCGCTACTTCCTGGCGCGCATCCTGCAGTTCCAGTTCTACAAGGGCCTGTGCGATGCGGCCGGCTACAAGGGCCCGCTGCATGAGTGCACCTTCTACGGCAACAAGGAAGCCGGCCAGAAATACTGGGCGATGCTGAGCAAGGGTGCCAGCCAGCCGTGGCAGGCCACGCTGAAGGAGCTGACCGGTACCGACAAGCTCGATGCCGGCCCGATGATCGAGTACTTCACCCCGGTCAACGAGTGGCTGAAGCAGCAGAACGAAGGCCAGATGTGCGGCTGGCAGGCCAACGCGGCCCCGGCGGCGAAATGA
- a CDS encoding VOC family protein: protein MLRSRPFLMFTGQAEAALALYAEAFADFRLLALQRHPEGAGAGVPGQVRQAIFLLGGTHYLCFDSLDVHDFTFSPSISLFVECSGAEQFERAARVLGEGGHWLMPVGDYDFSNRYGWVQDRFGVSWQLSLGQMPDP, encoded by the coding sequence ATGCTGCGCAGCCGTCCCTTCCTGATGTTCACCGGCCAGGCCGAGGCCGCGCTGGCCCTGTACGCCGAAGCCTTTGCCGATTTCCGCCTGCTGGCCCTGCAACGCCACCCCGAGGGCGCCGGCGCCGGCGTGCCCGGGCAGGTCCGCCAGGCCATCTTCCTGCTCGGTGGCACCCACTACCTGTGCTTCGACAGCCTGGACGTGCACGATTTCACCTTCTCACCGTCGATCTCGCTGTTCGTCGAGTGTTCCGGCGCCGAGCAGTTCGAACGTGCCGCACGCGTGCTGGGCGAGGGCGGCCATTGGTTGATGCCGGTGGGCGACTATGACTTCAGCAACCGCTACGGCTGGGTGCAGGACCGCTTCGGCGTATCGTGGCAGTTGAGCCTGGGGCAGATGCCGGACCCGTGA